A stretch of DNA from Leptospira barantonii:
TCGTAAGAGGAATTCCTCCCGCGGCCATATACGCATCTCCGATCGTTTTAATTTTTTCCATGTTGTGTCTTTTGGTGATGGAATCGAACTCTCTGAAAAAGAGATCGAGTTCGCTTAACAATTTTTCGGGTGTCATCGTCTCCGCGATTTGTGTGAATCCAGCCATGTCCGTAAAAAGAACGGTGACACTTTCATAACGCATCGGAACTACGTAATCGTTTCTTTTTAATTCTTCGGCGACCGTTTCCGGGAGAATGTTAAGAAGCAGAGAGTCGGATTTTTTTCTTTCTATGTTCAGATTTCTCGTGAGAATAAAGATCAAAATTCCCGTTAAAATCTGAACGAATAAATAATTTCCTCCCGCGTCTATGTATCTTTCCGTATCGTTCGGATACGGTTTCACGAATCCACGATTGAAATATTCCGTTCCGTATAAGAACGCGGTCGCGGCGGCGTATATCAAATATACGATCCATACGTTGTGATTTCTTAGAAGAATCGTCGCGATTACAAGAGCGGGTATGAAGTAATAATGATTTCCGCCGATCGATCCTCCGTTGAAGAACCACATAGAGGATAGATAGAGAAGAATGGTGAGATTGAAAGGCCAAAAGAGGGCGTAGTATATGTTTTTAATTCTCGATAAAAAATACATTCCCATCAAAAGAGTTCCGGAAACGAAATTCAGAAGAAAGATCACCATATAATTTTCGAGATAGAAGGAAGAGAAGGCGCCGAATATGTTTAGAACGCCGTTTAAAAAAGCGATCGTGTTGAACAGTCTGTGTTCCAGTGAATTCTTTTTCGGATCGCCAAATATAAAGTATACGATCTTAAGAATGGAATGAGTCATTTTTTTATCCTTCTATTTTCTTTGTCCGTGTTTATTACGGTTTTTGAATGGGTTCCGATCGGACGAAGTCCACCTTTTGAACATCGGTTTCAATCCGATCTAGGATTCACCTTTCTATCTCCGGCGTAAAAACGGAGCAGGGTTCTTATGATCTCGATCAAACTCGTTTTGGGAATTCCGCGTTTTCGATTTTCGGAACCGATTTTGAACAAAAGATTCCATTGTTTGAATAGAATCGAATACATTTTCCAAATCGAAAAATTAGGATCGTATAAATTCGTGGATTCGGAAGTGATTCCGTTCAATTCTACGATTCCGAATTCTTTTCCTTTTTTGAATGTGTCCTCGGAGCGATAACGAACATCGTATCTTCCGAAATAGAAACCCGAAAATGTTTTCGAAATCTCGTCTATCCTCTCGGTCAATTCTTCCGT
This window harbors:
- a CDS encoding adenylate/guanylate cyclase domain-containing protein, with translation MTHSILKIVYFIFGDPKKNSLEHRLFNTIAFLNGVLNIFGAFSSFYLENYMVIFLLNFVSGTLLMGMYFLSRIKNIYYALFWPFNLTILLYLSSMWFFNGGSIGGNHYYFIPALVIATILLRNHNVWIVYLIYAAATAFLYGTEYFNRGFVKPYPNDTERYIDAGGNYLFVQILTGILIFILTRNLNIERKKSDSLLLNILPETVAEELKRNDYVVPMRYESVTVLFTDMAGFTQIAETMTPEKLLSELDLFFREFDSITKRHNMEKIKTIGDAYMAAGGIPLTNKTHCIDAVLCGFEFQKFMRLKKRESENLNQPCWELRLGIHTGSVVAGVVGTDKFAYDIWGDSVNTASRMESSGVPGEVNISSETYERIKDFFVCEHRGKIKAKNKGEIDMYLVKKIREGLHDPEDEFKPNQTFLRFYAQIQRGEFPV